One genomic window of Paenisporosarcina antarctica includes the following:
- a CDS encoding S66 family peptidase translates to MMRYPKGLQTGQTIGVTAPSSGVDSELHDLIHLSKKQLENRGYNIKIGETVWTQYKAASATKEKRAAELNAMLQNHDIRTIIPPWGGEILQEILPLIEWEKAQAKWILGYSDTSTLLFALTLKTGIATVHGTNLIELRSDEWDPTTSKFLEVLSSEEGSMIKQVSSSYYQSKWNHDKIPDPYIYKLDTTTNWETVSNLPVEMNGRLLGGCLDTIHHLIGTPYGDVKEFQKTYLNNEPILWYFENCEMSATDFHRTLMQMQQSGWFENASGVLFGRTVAGQEVGGFTTLDALERFAEATSLPVIYNADIGHVPPQLTFINGAYAEIKANNGTGEMTMILKK, encoded by the coding sequence ATGATGCGCTATCCAAAAGGTCTTCAAACAGGTCAAACAATCGGAGTAACAGCACCTTCTTCAGGTGTTGATAGTGAATTACACGATTTAATACACCTTAGTAAAAAGCAATTAGAAAACCGAGGATACAATATTAAAATTGGAGAAACTGTGTGGACTCAATACAAAGCCGCTTCAGCTACAAAAGAAAAGCGTGCTGCCGAATTAAATGCTATGCTTCAAAACCATGATATCCGCACTATAATACCTCCATGGGGAGGGGAAATTTTGCAAGAGATCCTTCCACTCATTGAATGGGAGAAGGCTCAAGCTAAATGGATTCTTGGGTATTCAGATACTAGTACTTTATTGTTTGCATTAACGCTAAAAACGGGCATTGCAACTGTACATGGTACGAACTTAATTGAATTGCGAAGTGACGAATGGGATCCAACTACAAGTAAATTTTTAGAAGTACTTTCTTCTGAAGAAGGCTCAATGATTAAACAAGTATCGTCTTCTTATTATCAATCTAAGTGGAACCACGATAAAATACCTGATCCGTATATCTATAAATTAGATACAACAACGAACTGGGAAACGGTTAGTAATTTACCTGTAGAAATGAACGGTCGCTTACTAGGAGGATGTTTGGATACAATTCATCACTTAATTGGGACGCCATACGGGGATGTAAAAGAATTTCAAAAAACGTATTTAAATAATGAACCAATCTTGTGGTATTTCGAGAACTGTGAGATGTCAGCAACAGATTTCCATCGAACATTAATGCAAATGCAGCAATCTGGTTGGTTTGAGAATGCATCTGGAGTTCTATTTGGACGTACAGTTGCCGGTCAAGAAGTCGGTGGCTTTACAACTCTAGATGCCTTAGAAAGATTTGCGGAAGCAACTAGTTTACCAGTCATCTACAATGCAGATATTGGACACGTTCCGCCTCAATTGACTTTTATCAACGGAGCTTATGCTGAGATTAAAGCTAATAACGGAACAGGTGAAATGACGATGATTTTAAAGAAATAA
- a CDS encoding ABC transporter ATP-binding protein: MTKKPSSSKQFFQLIRSLKWPFGITVFAVLLALAETITGLIIPLVTKDLVDSLTTAIFDWRIITLLFIVFILQAIAGGVSYYLLSYIGETIVSDLRMKLWRKVLRLPIPYFDSLETGETMSRITQDTSILKQLITGHLVTFVSGIISVIGSVIILFFIDWKMTLILLVSVPLAMAIIIPLGRKMHKVAKGTQEEMAKFSGLLGRVLSDIRLVKAYRAEETESLKGDQAIGKLFQFGLKEARIQSIISPIMTLIMMGILVVILGYGGMQVSNGQLSPGSLVAIIFYLFQIVVPFAQMASFFTAYQKAVGATERIQNMLELDHETITGSPVINKESLRFEQVYFSYSEDKKILTDVSFEAVPGTVTAFVGPSGGGKTTIFSLLERFYEPNSGAIFVGHTAISDLPLGDWRGRIGYVSQESPLMNGSILDNLAYGFNQSPPLEIIKEAAIAANAWEFIEKLPQGFETLVGERGMKLSGGQRQRIAIARALLYNPQILLLDEATSNLDSGSEILVQEALQLLMKGRTTLVIAHRLATVLHADQILVLEGGHITGSGTHSELFDSHKLYKEFALGQGLS, translated from the coding sequence TTGACTAAAAAACCTTCTTCTTCAAAACAATTTTTCCAGCTGATTCGTTCATTAAAATGGCCATTTGGTATAACTGTCTTCGCAGTTTTATTAGCTTTAGCTGAAACAATTACTGGCTTGATTATTCCTCTTGTTACAAAAGACTTAGTTGACTCATTGACAACTGCCATATTCGATTGGCGTATAATCACACTTTTATTCATCGTCTTTATTCTCCAAGCTATCGCAGGTGGTGTTTCTTACTATTTGTTATCGTACATTGGGGAAACCATTGTTTCAGATTTACGTATGAAATTATGGCGCAAAGTATTACGACTACCCATTCCATATTTCGATTCACTCGAAACCGGGGAAACAATGAGTCGGATTACACAAGATACTTCGATATTAAAGCAGCTTATAACAGGTCATTTAGTAACATTTGTATCTGGCATTATTTCAGTTATTGGCTCCGTCATTATATTATTCTTTATTGATTGGAAAATGACATTAATTTTGCTAGTGAGCGTACCTCTTGCAATGGCTATTATTATTCCTCTAGGTCGTAAAATGCATAAAGTAGCAAAAGGAACTCAAGAAGAAATGGCTAAATTCTCTGGATTACTCGGTCGGGTTTTATCAGATATTCGGTTAGTTAAAGCTTACCGTGCAGAAGAAACCGAAAGTCTTAAAGGCGATCAAGCCATTGGGAAGTTGTTTCAATTCGGTTTGAAAGAAGCTCGTATTCAATCCATTATTTCACCTATTATGACGTTAATTATGATGGGAATTCTTGTCGTGATTTTAGGGTATGGTGGCATGCAAGTTTCAAATGGACAATTATCTCCAGGTTCCCTCGTCGCCATTATCTTTTACTTATTTCAAATTGTTGTGCCATTTGCTCAAATGGCTTCATTCTTCACTGCTTATCAAAAAGCAGTCGGTGCAACGGAACGAATTCAAAATATGTTGGAACTAGACCATGAAACCATTACTGGTTCTCCAGTAATTAATAAAGAATCCCTTAGATTTGAACAAGTTTATTTTTCTTACTCTGAGGACAAAAAGATTTTAACAGATGTATCCTTTGAAGCTGTCCCTGGAACAGTTACAGCCTTTGTAGGTCCTAGTGGAGGTGGAAAAACGACGATTTTCTCTTTATTAGAACGCTTTTACGAGCCAAATAGTGGAGCTATTTTCGTCGGACACACAGCTATTAGTGATTTACCCTTAGGGGACTGGCGTGGACGAATCGGCTATGTGTCGCAAGAAAGTCCGTTAATGAATGGTTCTATCTTAGACAACTTGGCGTACGGTTTTAATCAAAGTCCACCACTCGAAATAATTAAAGAAGCAGCCATTGCAGCTAATGCTTGGGAGTTTATCGAAAAACTTCCTCAAGGTTTTGAGACATTAGTTGGTGAACGTGGAATGAAATTGTCAGGTGGACAACGTCAGCGAATTGCGATCGCACGTGCATTATTATACAATCCTCAGATTTTACTACTTGATGAAGCAACGTCAAATTTAGATAGTGGTTCGGAGATCTTAGTTCAAGAAGCCTTGCAATTGCTAATGAAAGGTAGAACTACCTTAGTAATTGCCCACCGCCTGGCAACTGTTCTACATGCAGATCAAATCCTTGTACTTGAAGGTGGTCACATTACGGGCTCTGGCACACATAGCGAGCTTTTTGATTCTCATAAGTTATACAAAGAGTTTGCTCTAGGCCAAGGACTATCTTAA